The following proteins are encoded in a genomic region of Sorangiineae bacterium MSr12523:
- a CDS encoding GNAT family N-acetyltransferase gives MEASLTDRLERKRTRYEWCFVLTRRDIDIGRVGFQVEDTCPAAFLGDLPAREAFAFGLWLPWDAPDYVEAGRFLIKEAIDTIRHDIPEAPQMVVNRETSAHPEKQCAVFEALGAALFQEKQGFTWTRGSTCPPSPSNRLVFETIEQVGPELYCSIIGRVGEGTLDRNDAWYRARAGEMNWAKVFMTYFGSGDEKSWLVARQPNGDPVGMVAVSPFDDTTATIVFIGVVPKHRGNGYIDDLVRAGTLAADARGYASMLSDADVLNRPMTSAFERNGHRDDVRPWHRWHYRL, from the coding sequence GTGGAGGCGTCGCTGACCGACCGACTCGAGCGCAAGAGAACCCGTTACGAGTGGTGCTTCGTCCTCACGCGCCGAGATATCGACATCGGGCGAGTCGGATTCCAAGTCGAAGATACGTGTCCAGCAGCGTTCCTCGGCGACTTACCTGCGCGCGAAGCTTTTGCTTTCGGGCTATGGCTACCCTGGGACGCCCCCGACTACGTCGAGGCGGGACGATTCTTGATCAAGGAAGCCATTGACACCATCCGGCACGACATACCTGAGGCCCCCCAGATGGTCGTCAATCGCGAAACAAGCGCTCATCCCGAGAAGCAATGTGCGGTCTTCGAAGCTCTGGGTGCGGCACTATTTCAGGAGAAGCAAGGCTTCACCTGGACGCGCGGCTCGACTTGCCCGCCATCACCGTCGAATCGGCTCGTCTTCGAAACCATCGAGCAGGTCGGCCCTGAACTGTATTGTTCGATCATCGGCCGGGTCGGCGAGGGCACGCTGGATCGCAACGATGCATGGTACCGCGCACGGGCCGGGGAGATGAACTGGGCCAAGGTCTTCATGACCTACTTCGGCTCGGGAGACGAGAAGAGCTGGCTCGTCGCCAGGCAGCCAAATGGTGATCCTGTGGGCATGGTGGCAGTGTCGCCGTTCGATGACACCACCGCGACAATCGTTTTCATCGGCGTCGTCCCCAAGCATCGGGGGAACGGCTACATCGATGATCTCGTACGCGCGGGCACCCTCGCGGCCGATGCGCGGGGGTACGCCTCGATGCTCTCAGACGCGGACGTTCTAAACCGTCCGATGACATCCGCGTTCGAGCGGAACGGGCATCGCGATGACGTACGCCCCTGGCACCGCTGGCATTATCGCCTATGA
- a CDS encoding DUF1203 domain-containing protein: MSYRICGLPAEQFAHLFSLSAEELAGRGVVRVIADGGSGYPCRISLTDAEPGQAVLLTHYEHHPVDSPFRSSYAIYVREGETMYDEIDRIPEQLRKRLLSVRAFDRRSMLLDADVIDGPELEGAIARFLSQARVSYLHVHYAKPGCYAARIERA, translated from the coding sequence ATGAGCTATCGAATTTGCGGTTTGCCCGCCGAGCAGTTTGCCCACCTATTTTCTCTCTCGGCCGAGGAGCTTGCTGGGCGCGGCGTCGTTCGAGTGATTGCCGACGGTGGCTCCGGGTATCCGTGCCGTATCAGTCTCACGGACGCGGAGCCCGGGCAGGCCGTGTTGCTGACCCACTACGAGCACCACCCCGTCGATTCGCCGTTCCGGTCGAGTTACGCGATCTATGTTCGCGAAGGGGAGACGATGTATGACGAAATCGACCGAATACCGGAGCAGCTTCGAAAGCGGCTCTTGTCGGTCCGTGCCTTCGATCGACGGAGCATGCTGCTCGACGCGGATGTCATCGATGGCCCCGAGCTCGAGGGGGCCATTGCGCGATTCTTGTCGCAGGCTCGCGTGAGTTATTTGCATGTTCACTACGCCAAACCGGGTTGCTACGCCGCGCGCATCGAGCGGGCGTAA
- a CDS encoding Hint domain-containing protein yields MGTTQLTQAHAKSLDNVLAMIDAGGGKHTTHPDHQAFLKHTAEHGGLAESRYPALHAAIAKATVAAAPDTATKAAPHNFKSAENVVFVAANRETNKLMARVVLTRTRPVAMMKVTAFVAMKQQGSTVVLAHGQVVQFVGQTVQVDTDTETALTVKAGTKVTVLTSWVVNYQDGTTEINSHAVSKVVKASTDPIIKAPVQNKDRTTGDLTNIVIGLARGYSVVGRNADVDYWFWQHEPNDFDMLVPLQGSFKLKQKPASIGINNPALEFDLTLAEGGSSGINQQDAQQYAKYFMLDPTDKTGRTVLFDMHATADDQGSAINFGKCPWVSETRCFFTAKITCAYDDILSGAEEVVITSSVLPDQNPLDGIAHIKPLTYVWHCLAKGTKILLADGATKLVEDITNEDTVMSDGGPRPVLATLAQPHHGRVLVLAFNNGSTLTVSATHPMCTPSGAVQASSLKVGDRVRAHGGEHTTLTSVKEERLAGHVLYNLWLDPTRPGETTFVANGIQVGDYLIQGRLLREAAADPAKVRARLHPSMHTDYASWLEDRSQRKAHARG; encoded by the coding sequence ATGGGCACCACTCAGCTCACGCAGGCACACGCCAAATCGCTCGATAACGTCCTCGCCATGATCGACGCCGGCGGTGGCAAGCACACCACGCACCCGGATCACCAGGCGTTCCTCAAACACACCGCTGAACATGGCGGCTTGGCGGAGAGTCGCTACCCCGCGCTGCACGCCGCCATCGCCAAAGCTACCGTGGCAGCAGCACCCGATACTGCAACCAAGGCGGCTCCACACAATTTCAAATCCGCCGAGAACGTGGTCTTCGTTGCGGCCAATCGCGAGACCAACAAGCTCATGGCGCGTGTGGTGCTGACCCGCACCCGGCCGGTGGCGATGATGAAAGTCACGGCCTTCGTGGCGATGAAACAGCAGGGGAGCACGGTGGTGCTCGCCCACGGTCAAGTCGTGCAGTTCGTCGGCCAGACCGTGCAGGTCGATACCGATACGGAAACCGCACTTACGGTCAAAGCCGGCACCAAGGTGACCGTGTTGACATCGTGGGTCGTCAATTACCAGGACGGTACCACCGAAATCAATTCGCATGCGGTCAGTAAGGTCGTGAAGGCGTCGACGGATCCGATCATCAAGGCACCGGTTCAGAACAAGGACCGCACCACGGGCGATCTTACGAACATCGTCATTGGCCTAGCCCGTGGATACAGCGTGGTCGGGCGCAATGCCGATGTCGATTACTGGTTCTGGCAGCACGAGCCGAATGACTTCGACATGCTCGTTCCCCTGCAGGGCTCATTCAAGCTAAAGCAAAAGCCCGCGAGCATTGGCATCAACAATCCCGCACTCGAGTTCGACCTTACGCTCGCGGAGGGCGGCAGCTCGGGCATCAATCAGCAAGATGCACAACAATACGCGAAATACTTCATGCTCGATCCCACGGACAAGACGGGGCGCACGGTCCTCTTCGACATGCACGCGACCGCCGACGACCAAGGCTCCGCGATCAACTTTGGCAAGTGCCCCTGGGTCTCCGAGACACGCTGCTTCTTCACGGCGAAAATCACCTGTGCCTATGACGATATCCTCAGCGGGGCGGAAGAAGTCGTCATTACCAGCTCGGTGTTGCCTGACCAGAACCCGCTCGACGGCATCGCCCATATCAAGCCGCTGACCTACGTCTGGCACTGCTTGGCAAAGGGCACGAAGATATTGCTCGCCGACGGCGCCACCAAGTTGGTCGAGGACATCACCAACGAGGACACGGTGATGAGCGACGGCGGCCCACGCCCTGTGCTGGCAACGCTGGCGCAACCGCACCATGGCCGGGTGCTCGTTCTTGCCTTCAACAACGGCTCGACGTTGACCGTGTCGGCCACGCACCCGATGTGCACTCCATCGGGTGCGGTCCAGGCCAGTTCGCTGAAAGTGGGTGACCGTGTGCGTGCGCACGGCGGCGAACACACGACCTTGACGTCCGTCAAGGAAGAGCGCCTTGCCGGCCACGTGCTGTACAATCTATGGCTCGACCCGACACGCCCGGGCGAGACGACGTTCGTAGCCAATGGCATCCAAGTCGGCGACTATTTGATCCAGGGCCGTCTCCTCCGCGAAGCGGCCGCCGACCCCGCCAAAGTGCGCGCCCGCCTGCACCCATCGATGCACACCGACTACGCCAGCTGGCTCGAAGACCGCTCCCAAAGGAAAGCCCACGCGCGCGGGTAA
- a CDS encoding VOC family protein — protein MKNAVNWFEIPVNDLERAVRFYEAVFRIELKRERSEDLELAIFPSDQAGVGGALSLSRHRAPSPNGSLVYLNATGVLDEVLARIEGASGHVLLPKTNIGDPGFIALFSDSEGNVVGLHAPH, from the coding sequence ATGAAAAACGCAGTCAACTGGTTCGAGATCCCGGTGAACGATCTGGAGAGAGCGGTCCGGTTCTACGAGGCGGTGTTCCGTATCGAGCTCAAGCGGGAAAGGTCCGAGGATCTCGAGCTGGCGATTTTTCCATCAGACCAGGCAGGGGTCGGCGGGGCTCTTTCGCTGAGCCGCCACCGGGCGCCGAGCCCGAACGGGTCGCTGGTGTACTTGAATGCGACGGGGGTTTTGGACGAGGTGCTCGCGCGAATCGAGGGGGCGAGCGGTCACGTGCTCCTGCCGAAGACGAACATCGGCGATCCCGGCTTCATCGCTCTTTTCAGCGACAGCGAGGGCAACGTGGTCGGCCTGCACGCGCCGCATTGA
- a CDS encoding prohibitin family protein, whose translation MRFLRSLGAFFRKIGVLSRAAAWATVLGILETVGTERGRRVLAVAAFVLGAGGLMLLRPVRSIPPGEIGVRANRLTGGVSTLREGWAIDIPLLHELRLFPLRDQIYRSERSARADAEAPFQTVEGLSIGVEVSVRYALDPAKVVSVAERPADVGRELVEPTVDGVLHRTFAKHTVRDIFSEKRADIQKELEDQLKPQLLPDGILLRSVFIGAVDLPKEYRAGLESMLAEELSSEKMRYTLELKDKQVREAALEADADKVKREKAAEAAGLEEIIAAKSRAEAMKHVLPFKEKEIEQKRLEAEAAKVARVKQAEGEADARRIEAAGEADSRRKLAEAEAFRIDATGKAQSAQLERDSALIAKNPLLIQKTVADKLSDKVQVIIAPPQSGFFAGGLLGQPPPSSQAAAKAASPASEGRE comes from the coding sequence ATGCGCTTTCTACGCTCCTTGGGTGCGTTCTTTCGCAAAATCGGAGTCCTGTCGCGCGCCGCGGCATGGGCAACGGTACTTGGTATTCTCGAAACCGTCGGAACCGAACGAGGGCGCCGCGTGCTCGCCGTTGCGGCATTCGTCCTGGGCGCGGGAGGCCTCATGCTCCTGCGGCCCGTGCGCTCGATTCCGCCGGGCGAAATCGGTGTTCGCGCCAACCGGCTCACCGGCGGCGTCTCTACGTTGCGCGAGGGCTGGGCCATCGACATTCCGCTTTTGCACGAATTACGGCTTTTCCCCCTTCGTGACCAGATTTATCGCTCCGAACGAAGCGCCCGCGCGGATGCCGAAGCCCCCTTCCAAACCGTGGAAGGCCTCTCGATTGGCGTCGAGGTCTCCGTGCGCTATGCGCTGGATCCCGCAAAGGTCGTCTCCGTCGCCGAGCGCCCCGCCGACGTTGGACGCGAGCTCGTCGAGCCCACCGTCGACGGCGTGCTGCATCGCACCTTCGCCAAGCACACGGTGCGCGACATCTTTTCCGAAAAGCGCGCCGACATTCAAAAGGAACTCGAGGATCAGCTCAAACCGCAATTGCTTCCCGATGGTATCCTTCTGCGTTCCGTCTTCATCGGGGCCGTGGACCTCCCCAAGGAATACCGCGCGGGACTGGAATCGATGCTCGCCGAGGAGCTCTCGTCCGAGAAAATGCGCTACACGCTGGAGCTCAAAGACAAGCAGGTGCGCGAGGCCGCGCTCGAGGCCGATGCCGACAAGGTGAAACGCGAAAAGGCGGCGGAGGCCGCCGGCCTGGAGGAAATCATCGCGGCCAAGTCGCGCGCCGAGGCGATGAAGCACGTGCTCCCCTTCAAGGAGAAGGAAATCGAGCAAAAGCGGCTCGAGGCGGAGGCCGCGAAGGTGGCCCGCGTGAAGCAGGCCGAGGGCGAGGCGGATGCACGCCGCATCGAGGCTGCGGGCGAGGCGGACTCGCGCCGCAAGCTCGCCGAGGCGGAGGCCTTTCGCATCGATGCCACGGGCAAAGCGCAATCGGCGCAGCTGGAACGCGATTCGGCGCTCATTGCGAAGAATCCGCTCTTGATCCAGAAGACGGTGGCCGACAAGCTCTCCGACAAAGTGCAGGTCATCATTGCACCGCCCCAGAGCGGCTTCTTCGCGGGCGGGCTTCTCGGGCAACCGCCACCTTCGTCGCAGGCGGCCGCCAAGGCCGCGAGCCCCGCCAGCGAAGGAAGGGAATAG